Genomic window (Lewinellaceae bacterium):
GTTTTACAGGTAAGCCAAAAATTTGGGCAGGGCGTACTCGTCAATTTTATTCTGGGCAAATACCACCAGCCCAAAGAAGAACACCGGATTTTCATGTTTATCGACCTGCGGTCGTCCACTACTTACGCCGAGCAATTGGGCCACATCCGGTACAGCCAGCTCATCCAGGATTGCTTCTTCGACCTGACCGATATCGTCAATGCCTACGATGCCCAAATCTATCAGTATGTTGGCGACGAGGTGGTCCTGACCTGGGACTTTGGAAAAGTGAAAATAGCCGAAAACTGTATCGAAACCTTTTTTGCTTATGATAGAAAGTTCAGGGAGAAAAGCGTTTACTACCAGGAAAAATACGGGCTGGTGCCGGAATTCAAAGCAGGCATGAATTCGGGGCTGGTGACTGTTGCCGAAGTCGGGGAGATCAAAAAGGAACTGGCCTATCACGGAGATGTCCTGAACACAGCAGCCCGAATACAGGGTCAATGCAACGAGTATGAGAGCCGGCTTTTGATATCAGAAACTTTTAAAAATCATTTATTGCAGGATCCATCAAAGTATGAACTGGAATTCAAAGGCAACATCCTCCTTAAGGGGAAACTTGCTTCGGTAGATATTTATCAAGTGAAATACCCGCCGCCAAGTTCGCAGAAAACCCTCAGAATGGCGGCAGAAAAGACCTAATTAAATTCTGCCATTCCTGCCAGAATCAATATATTTGAGTCAGCAAGAAATAAGTCCTTAAAACTCGAAACACACCTTCAAAATGGCGGAAAACGACAGACGGCAATTCATCAAAAAAATCGGCCTGGCTACCGCCTCTGTTGCGGCGGCGGGCAGCGGCTTTGCAAGCAGCGGCAAAACGACAACCTACTTGAAAAGAACCAACCCTTTCCCTCCTTCCAAAGCAGTCAACATCGCCCTGATCGGTGCCGGCGGCATGGGCACGGAAGACACCACCACCTGCCTCCGGCACGAAGGCACCAAGCTGGTGGCGGTATGCGACCTGTACCAGGGCCGGCTGAA
Coding sequences:
- a CDS encoding adenylate/guanylate cyclase domain-containing protein produces the protein MTKSNRRKIIFLISFWVLAAVFISTYEAVTLRFKSPLEGASYNFWRSLATVTVVALIGSTVVASFEVLYFARKLRKRSFGLVLLVKTLFYLASMLIFISLAFWAIISFELDQPPFHHTVTTKAWGLISSAKFIVTMAYWGIAILFALFVLQVSQKFGQGVLVNFILGKYHQPKEEHRIFMFIDLRSSTTYAEQLGHIRYSQLIQDCFFDLTDIVNAYDAQIYQYVGDEVVLTWDFGKVKIAENCIETFFAYDRKFREKSVYYQEKYGLVPEFKAGMNSGLVTVAEVGEIKKELAYHGDVLNTAARIQGQCNEYESRLLISETFKNHLLQDPSKYELEFKGNILLKGKLASVDIYQVKYPPPSSQKTLRMAAEKT